From the genome of Perognathus longimembris pacificus isolate PPM17 chromosome 19, ASM2315922v1, whole genome shotgun sequence:
TTCCAAAGATTAAAGGAATTGATCCAGATCTCTTCAAGGTGATTAATAAACCCACAAATAAACTGTAGCTATCTTGAATTAAGTGATATGTTAACACTACTGATatatgttgagaatttttgcaagCTCTGCAGATTAGATTTAAAATTACTTATTATTGCTTTCTTTTATGCATTTTCGTTCTCTGTCTGCTTTCTAGGAAGGAAAATTGGAGGAGGTAAACACTATCTTAGCCATTCATGATCATTATAAACCTGAATTCTACAATGATGACTCATGGGTTGAATTTATTGAGCTAGATATTGATGATCTGGATGAAAAAGCTGAAGGGTCAGATACAGACAGACTTCTAAACAGTGACCATCAGAAGTCACTGAATCTCCTTGGGGCAAAGGATGATGACTCTGGGCGGACCAGCTGCTATGAGCCTGACCTTCTAGAGACTGATTTCAATGCTAGTGACATTTGTGATGGAACCCCAGAAGTGGCTCAACCACAGAGGTTAAAAGGGGAAGCTGATCTCTTATGCCTTGACCAGAAGAATAGAAGTAACTCATCTTACCCTGATGCTTCCTCTGCCACTCACCTGCCCAgtgtaatcctagcagaggaaGACAAACCACAACCACTTCTGATTGGGGAAACCGAGTCAATTCCCCAAGTTGTCCCTACTCAGATAAACAATCCGAGTTCACTGGCAAACAttgacttttatgcccaggtaaGCGACATTACACCAGCAGGGAGCGTGGTCCTTTCTCCAGGCCAAAAGCATAAGGCAGGGACACCCCAGTACAGTGTACATGCAGAAGAAGTATCACTCTGCCAAGAGAACTTCACCCTGGACAACGCCTACTTCTGCGAGGCCGATGCCAAGAAGTGCATCTGGGTGGCCCCTCACACAGAGGTCAAGTCGCTCGTAGAACCACGCTTTAACCAGGAGGACATTTACATCACCACAGAAAGCCTTACCACTACTGCCGGGAGGTGTGGGACAGCGGAACACACCCCGACTTCTGAGTTGCCTGTCCCAGATTATACCTCCATTCACATAGTTCAGTCTCCACAGGGCCTCCTGCTCAATGCCACTGCCTTGCCCTTGTCTGACAAAGAGTTCCTCTCATCGTGTGGCTATGTGAGCACAGACCAACTGAATAAAATCATGCCATAGCCTTTATCTGATTCCCAAGAGTGATACACCTAAGCGCAACCAACTGACTAGCTAGAATATGAGTGCTTAAACCAAAAACGTGTAACCTGATCTGTGGGGCTGAGGGAAGTGTGAGGGTGGGGTGGAGTCTGGATGCCTTTTCCTGAAACATTGGAACATGatattaaaataagaagaaaaaaaaaacgcttAAATCAGATAGATATCCCCATGGTaaactgtaaatattttaaagaattgtcTCAAAGACTTTAGGTAGCAGTAATTGTCTTACTATTGTGGGTGTTAATTTTGTGACACTAAGCATTGAATGGCTATGATTTTAACGTATAGCAAACTGCTTTTTGATAAAGCACACAAATCAGGTGGCTTTTGCAATTCAAGAAACTGCAAATCACAgaacagattattattttttctttattagatAATTGGGAACTGAGAACTCTAGATGAGCTCTCAAAAGCTGCTAGCAAAATAGTTTGGATatgtaaaacatttattttgacataaaatcaagaaagatattttaaataatttaaacttcAAGCATGGCTATTTTGTAATACACTACACACTGTGCACTGTAGTTCATAATGACTCATCTAAGGAATGTAGAAACTACAGTCAAAAGCTGACTTAATGCTTTGGTCAAATGtacctaaagaaaaacaaataagttaGTTTTTTACAAAGCCCCTTTTTATACCCCCTATTTCTGAAACAATTCCAAAATGTCTAATAACCTGCATTATTGGGACATATTCATTTTAATCtgaatttttaaacaaatattttttttatttagagaaCTTTAAAGTGTTTACACAGATATCAATAACCAAAACTTCAAACTGTCTTCACCAAATTTCAGTTGAAACAGAGGCTGCATGCTAAGAACCAGAAGAACTAATAGGTGGTTCTGGCTAGCCAGGCCCCTGGAGTGAGATTGTTAGAGTATGCAGATCATGAGAAAGGAACTCTAACACCTCCACAATGGTATCTTCTCAAACACATCCTGGCTTTATTTCTTAGTCATCTACAAAGGAATAAGGCACAAGCAGCACTTGTGAGTTGAAGTAAATCTGTTTAAATTAACTGGGCAAAGGACAGAAAGCCTAAGAGTAGGTGTTTATTTCACAACTTCTAGCCAGACACACGCTCATTATTCGCcttaagaaggaagaaatgagatttTCCATCCCAAGGAATAATTCAGAATTAATTAAACAAGTAGcagaaactttctctcttgccaaCCCTTTTATAGGATTTAAGTTTATAAAAGAAATTTCCTGATGTTCTATTTTCTCTCAGAagattggcctcaaaccaagTAATCAGAAGAATAAGGCCTAAGTGACTTATAAACTATTTTTCTATTCCTTAATGGCCTCAACATCGTTCTTGGGGATAACTCCCTAAAAGATTTAGGAAAAAATATAGGACTCATCTCACTGAATAATATGTCACATTTTAAgtgctttttaaaagttaaaactttAATGTCAGCTTTAATTGCCATTTAGTTCAGACCTTTTGGGAAAGGAAGCTTAATGGTTAGGAATTTTAAATTCTCTCTTTCTTGCAAGAAAGACCATGAAAATCTAGAACTGAGTGTTTTAAAAGTTCAACACATTAGTTTGTAATAGATGTTTAATAGATTTTTCTGCAACATTGctgctatggttttctccaagAGCTACATACATAATTTAGTTTCAGAGAAAATGTCATCAACATGGAACCTAATTCAACTTAAAGATATGTGTTTGGAAGACCTATTTTACTCTTTCACAATAGGCTGACCACATTTctatagccaaaaaaaaatagctaaatacCTCAATCCGTCTCAGAATGTCATTTTTGGTACTTTTGCTGGCCACACAAGCCATTATTCACTCGTATGGCTAGTTGTGTTCTGCAGTATATATTTAACTTTCTTTATGTCTGTGGAGTTTTCCCTTCAAagtttaataaatttattttcttggatTCCTGATCGTGTGTGTCTTGTATTGTCCAACTCCAACATGAAAAGCAGCAAAACCTGGGCTGTATATTGAGATCTCATTGCAAGAGGAGCCATGGGCAATGCACATGGGCAATGATGTGGAGAACTTTGATATGTGCTAGACCATACTGAAGCAGATGAGGCAGCTCTCCGCCTTTAGTTTTTAAGAAGACCAGCTCAGAAATGGCTTATGTGGACTATGCCCTCTTTGGGGGCAGCTACTGCCTATGGACAGGACTCATAGGGGCATGCTTTGGTTGTGTCATAGATGTTGATGTAAgcttggaagtggtgctttgactTGTCTTTAAGCTACAGCTATAGCTTGAGCATATTGCCTAAAAGGAGGAAAAGCAGCCCTCCTTACACCACTGACACATCGGCACGGTAAGCAGATAATAGAAGGAAGGTCAACTAGGTAGATTGGGTGGGAGTCTGAGAGGGCAGAAAAGCCATGACACATAAATTCCTGCTGTAGGACACTCAGAATGAGGTTATTAATCACAGGTTcgggttcaggccctgagccctgggAAGTGGGGCAATGGGAACTTGCCAGTGACATTGATGCATTATTATTGAATGATTATTGGTTTAGAATGTTGAATGAAAACTGCCACAGCTGTTCAAGATGCTTGAGCACTGCAGTcaacacacgcacgcacagacacacacacacacacacacacacacacacacacacacgaagaaggaATAAACTGTTTTCCACTGCTGTCTTCTGCCCTTAGAGAGGCCTTGCCTGAAATATCTTAGATACACCTAGAAGTAAAACCTCTAGGCTTTCTTATTTGCAAATATGATTTGAAAAATTGTGTCCTTTAAGATACTGGAACATGCTGCATcaacatttacagaaaaaaataacaaaagtcacCATTGTAAGGACCTGTTATTTATTTCATAGATACATTTTATAAGACAAAACAACTGGAATAATGCAGCATTGCAATAAACTGTACTAAGTTGTAAGTTTCCCGGTAAATATAAAAGTTATATCATACTGTAGTCCAATACATATGCAAGAacattatgtttttttaaaaatgcatacttTAATTTCAGAATATTGTTATTGCTTAAAGATGAAAAGGGCATAGCTAATCTTTGTGCTAGCAGAGTGTCATACATACTTTGATGTTGATAGTTATTGACTGCTCAGAGTAGTGGTTGCTGAAGGTTAGAGTGGCTGTGGCAGTTTCTGAAAATAAGACAATGAGGTTTTCCTAATCAGTTATCTCTTCTATCTCATCTCAGTTTAGGTATATTAATTTTTTCATATATAGAGTGATGTTTTTCTAAGCATTTATTATCTTCTCTGTGTCAGTGATTATGTATCTTCCTACTGAAACATACTTGGAATTTTCTGCCTTTTCAGTTTA
Proteins encoded in this window:
- the Ghr gene encoding growth hormone receptor, yielding MDLWQLLLTLALAGSSDAFSGSEAISPTLDSTSQILQSVNASLGTNSSGKPEFTKCRSPELETFSCHWTDEVRHGLETPGSIQLFYIRSLRANLKQLTSEINTRRKSTQDWTEEWKECPDYVSAGENSCYFNSSYTSIWVPYCIKLTNNGDTVEQKCFSVEEIVQPDPPTSLNWTLLNISLTGIHADIQVRWEPPSSADVQKGWIVLEYELQYKQVNETQWKMMDPVMSTSVPVYSLRLDKEYEVRVRSRQRNSEKYGVFSEVLYVTLPQMSSFACEEDLEFPWFLTTTFGIFGLTAMLFVVIFSKQQRIKMLILPPVPVPKIKGIDPDLFKEGKLEEVNTILAIHDHYKPEFYNDDSWVEFIELDIDDLDEKAEGSDTDRLLNSDHQKSLNLLGAKDDDSGRTSCYEPDLLETDFNASDICDGTPEVAQPQRLKGEADLLCLDQKNRSNSSYPDASSATHLPSVILAEEDKPQPLLIGETESIPQVVPTQINNPSSLANIDFYAQVSDITPAGSVVLSPGQKHKAGTPQYSVHAEEVSLCQENFTLDNAYFCEADAKKCIWVAPHTEVKSLVEPRFNQEDIYITTESLTTTAGRCGTAEHTPTSELPVPDYTSIHIVQSPQGLLLNATALPLSDKEFLSSCGYVSTDQLNKIMP